TGGCCTCTTCATCCCCGAGTGTCACACTCTAAAATGATAGTAgagatgacaaaaaaaaaagaattaatataGAGGAAGTGGGGAGAACTGTTTCACTTatatttctgcagaaaacttATTACACATATGATGACAGAGGAAATAGAAAAGGAGGCATCGGGCCTGATTAAAATCTATGAAGCTCGAATAGTTGAAAAATGGAAAAGAGTCTGTCGTACCATATAGGCCACCAGTACTCCTTGGATACGTGTCCGAAAAGTatccaaatttctttttttattaataattataattattatgatgattGTCAAATAACTTATCACTACTCCCCGGTACTCCTTGGATACTTTTCTATATTTTACGGTTTTGGAGACGGGCCGGATCGTATATTGCGATTTGGATGGTGGGGTTGGTTTCCGGAAAATTCGCCGGAATGGGTGGCGGTGGCAGTGGTGGGAGATGATGAAAACTGGCCGGAAAAATGTCGAAATGAATCACGGAAGCGAATAATGGGCATACTCGACTTAACACACAGTTtgccggaaaaaaaaaatcttaccgGAGGACAGTGGGTCCACTGGGTAAGCACGGTGTGGGTTGCCTCTTAATAGGATCTAGATACCatgttgaaagaaaaaagataagAGAATACAAGAGACATATGGTGAAAACCTTGTGTGTACAAGCATCACGGACATTCTATTATATGGCCGATTCTACAATTAAGAGCATTGATTACAAATGGAATATGCTATGCTAAGAATAATCTAGGATATTCTAGAGTATATTtacaattaattattaaatatcaaTAAAGGGCAACAACAGTCTTTACATCGATGTGACAACAAGAAAGATAGCTATGAGGGCAAGGCGCCACTGCAGTATAGGCAGCTAACATAAGTATTGTATTCCACACAATTACCGAAATTTGGCTCAATGGCTGATCTGACATTGTTGGCATCAAGAGTCAACTTTGCAACAATCCTGGCACTTTCATTTTCCTCTTGATCAAACCATGCCATTTCATTTTTGAGCACTGATGTCAGTAGTTTCTTTATCACATTTTGTAAGATTTTCCCCCACAGCATGCCAGAAGGATTGTAAATTATCAAACAGACGTGTAGTTGAAGAAAGACTAATAAACAAATAGCATTATATTTCTATTTCTCAGCTCATGTGTATGTGGTTTGAACTGTAGTAGACACTGAGTGCAGCACTGTGAACAAAAGCAAGGAAGTGATAGAATACTTGATAAAGAAATGTCTTTGCATAACAGGGATCATTATTTGTAACTTTCCTATTAAAAGTTTTCGTTTTTGTTAATCTGACTGAGCTGAACGTATATGTACCCAAGCACATTCAGTGTCTTGCCATTATCTGGATACACCCACAAAACCAGACACTCTTACATCGTGTGAGCAGAATGGCAAAACACACCTAATAAACAGGACATTTCCTGCAACAGGACATTTTCCCAACCTTGATGTAAGCTTCGAGCTCAAAATCAAGTCTACAAAACTTCCCTGACCACAGAAAgccctaattttattttacaagaCTAGATACCTATCCCCCTCAACTCGTCCTGTTATTTGTAGGAAATAAGCCACAACTAACTTACTAATTATCAGCAAGTAACAAACCAATCAATGATAGTCAAATACTTCAGACACTTAACAGTTAATAAATTCAATAGTAGTTAGATTAGTCTTGAGAAGTACACTCCAGTCTTATCCCAAATTAACAATATAACTCTCAACTTAATCAAGGAAATAATATTTACTGAAAAGGAGGATTCAGGGTTAACAATTCAAAATACATATGAAAAATGTTTAACCAAATAGCATAAGTATCAAATTTGTAATGGCACCTCTTCTTGTAGGCAATTGTAGATTTTATTGCCACTTTTCACTTATTTTCCTATATTCAAGCCAATAACAGCCAGAAATTAAAGCTTCCTAGCACATTTTATTGTTATTCCTTGTTACATTGTTAGTCCTTGTCGCACACACACCGATAATGATATGCCTCAATACAATAGGGCACACAACTGCTGTCTGCTAATAAACTCGGTTTATTCAGAGGGTTTAACAGTAGAAAATTCTGTGCTAAAGTAATCAAACACCTTCCAGTGCCCATGTCATTCTAATTGTTGTTCCATTAATCCATTAGAGGCTACACAAACACAATAAAGGGCATCCATTACAACAAGATGCAGATCTAGGACCTACAATATGGAATACTCAGTACTCGACAGGGTGTTCCCTTAATCATGTGACAtaccaaaaaattaatttggcaTCTTGCTTAAGATGTAGTAAACCTCACCTGTATTCCTCCGACAAGCATCTCTAAGGAAGGATTCATTATTAGATTCTCAATTGTGATTCCATGAGCAGTGGCAACAAGCTGGATCCCACGCTGTGCAATTGTACTTGCAGCCATTGCTTCAAGTTTCGTACCAATTTCATCAATTACAATTACTTGTGGCATGTGATTTTCAACTGCCTCTATCAATACCTGaataatatgacaaacataGGAACACTAATCAGATTAAATAATGTTTGGTGATCATTCTGCTGTGTGGTTGCTTCCAATCAACAGAATACattatgttatatattttaagcTTTGGATAGCGAAGTGCAGATTTTAGTGATTGGTGTTAAAAAAATTGGGAGGAATGTAATAAGTAACTTTGAAATAGTTGATTCTGAAAGAATGAGTTTTATGCATGGGAATGTTGACCTTAAAGTAATTTTGGCAATCAGTGATAGCCAAATTTTTACAATAGAATTGACAACTAATTTTGGAGCCGTATCCAAACAAGTTGTCTGACAGAAATTGAACTTCCAACTATTACTTGAAACAATTAATGCAAATCATATCCCTCACTTTCCTGTTTTAGTCACATCAAACTAGGAACGTTACAGTTGCAACACATGGGGGAGAAGTATCAGATGTATAGCACTCTACTACTCCACACTCTAAACGAACAAGAGGCAACTTATGAATGCAACTAATACCTTATGCTGCATATCAGAGTTGGGAACTTGCATCCGTCGAGCACTGCCTATTCCAGCATGAGGTATATCGCCATCACCCCCAATCTCATTGGATGTGTCAACAATCATCACACGCTTCTTGTAATCATTTGCCAGCATCCTGGCTATTTCCCTGAAAATATAAAGAACTAAGGGTTTTAAACTACAGTCACCATCGTATTGCATTGCGGTCTTTGACACCTTGCAGTAACGGATAAATGCGGCTACAATTGTGGTTGCTGAGTCCCGAAAAATTGTTATATTGCAAGAGTAATCGCTATGAACCACAATTGAAAACTTTGAAATAACAATTGAGTGCTTAGTGATTAAAGGAAGAAAGAATAAGTGACCTAATGATTGTAGTTTTGCCTACACCAGGAGGCCCAATGAGTAACAAAGACGAGCCGTCTTGAACCAAATCTTGCAACAAGTTAGCAGTTCCGGAAATTGCCCTACCAACACGACAAGTAAGACCAATAATTGTGCCCTTGCGATTTCTAATAGCACTAATCCGATGCAATGTCCTGCTGATTCCTGCTCGATTATCAACAGCAAAGTCACCAACCTGCAAGAGTTTTATATATCTAGTAAATTGACAAAATGCATACTAATTTTGTAGTATACAAAACGGCTGAAATACCTGAGCAGTGGCGTGTTGAATATCCTGAACCGTGATTGGATACTCAGATATAACAAAATCTCCAGATGGAAACCTAGCCAAAGGTTTCCGACCTAAATCCATAACCACTTCGATCAACATATGTAGCTCTGGATGCTCACTCACGCGCCTCCGCATCTCCTCCGGCAACAGAGACAGCAAACGCCCAAGTTCAACGTCCGACTCATCCTCCGAAAAGGTCGATGTCGGATAACCGACCCGCAAAACGGGAACGGTTTGAAATGGGGATTGAGGAGGATGGGAAAAGTTGAATCGTTTGGATGGTACGGAGTTGGGAAGCAAATGTTGATGACggcgaagaagaagaaggtgaaGTGGAACTGGGAACCGTAGTAGCATAATTTTGGGGGGAAATTTTACTGTTGAGAGAGATGGAAGAAAATGGTTGGTTGGTTGCGTATTTTGCTTTTGCATTGCTCCCAACTTGGCAAATTGTTAATTACCCATTTCTTAAAATTGGATTGTGACAACACAACtttaaataatagtaaataTACCCATTGTTCCGATTAATGTTTTCCGATTCTCTTTTTACTTCTTCTTCTATAAATTCATCTCTTTCTTTGTACCCAAATTCTCCACTTGCATAATGAGTAACATGGTTTCAGATGTTTTTGAGTTATTAATTGTGGTTTTCTATGTTAAAATTGGGTGGCAATGAGCAGATGAGATTCCGGTCAAATTCGGCTGGAGGTTGaagattaactttttttttctattgttGCTTATAACGTATATATACATCCTTatccttaatatattaaaacaGGATACTATACTAACAAGTTTAAGCGCCTAAACTGATCATTATTCAGCCTAAccctttgatattttttttttcattttcaacgataatgataataaaatacTCCGTATTCCGTAAACAATGAGTTGAAGCCCTTCATTTTCCTCTTCCTCTTTTTCAACTCAAGAAAAAACCTTTAATAAGTACACCCTGCTAATCCTCAATTTTGTGGATTGtcctttcacttttttttttctacaaaatctttcattttcttaatcTCAATTTGATCTCAATGTTTTCCAGCCCTAATCTCCGGCGCCTCTTCCCTTTCTTCCTTGCTTTCATCTGCACTTTTCAAGCAATATCAGCTTttactgttggaacaaaattggttcTAAAGCCCCAAGTAAAATTataagttttgatgataacaataagtattaaaatgCGCAATTGATAGTACTGACATTTAATCCAGGTGTGCAGGATCTTATAAGCAAATTCTGATATTTCTAAGTTCTTGAGTAAAGAAACAAGTTCTGAAAGGATTCAGAAGCAAAGATGAACAAGAGGTTCTTTCCCATCAGAAGACTCTGAAGCAAGAAGCTATCAGAGGCAAGCTTAAGTCAGAAGCATCTGACCATCAGAGGCAAGAAGCTATCAGAGGCAAGCTTAAGTCAGAAGCATCTGACCATCAGAGGCAAGAAGCTATCAGAAGTTGGTCAGCGCATGTGGAGTTGATAAGTATCAATCATGCCAAAAATTTCAGAGAACGTTGGAAGCAAGACAAAAGGATCTTTCTCTGTTTTAGTATGAGAAATCTTAAAAGGACAATCAAGCTTATCAACTTTATTCTAAGTTTGGAGGAGCGTGGAAGTCAAACTGTGAAAGTTTCCCTATTTGGTATAAACTTCTCTCCAAGACACAAAGTATGGTAAACTCATTACCACTTTGGTGTGACAAGTCACTTTCACTGCTCAATCCAATTCAGCTGGCTACAACGTCTTTGCACAACGATCATCTATGCATGGAGCGTGCTATTCAACTATAAAATCAACACTCCATCATGAAGATCAATGACGAACACGTTATCTATCTATTGCACACTCATCTCGATACTACAAGCACTTAAGCTCTGAACCTTTGAATTTCATTCacatcaaaaatattttaaagtatgTATCAACTCATTGTATTTTAGCTCTAAGGTTTTATTAGTGTTTTGTATTATCACGACAATCTTTATTTATTCTTTGgattgagaagtctcttgcttgatgcttgagcattgtgtagAAGTCTTTTGTTGTGTGCTTGatcatttgtaatcttgtgtgattatagtgaaaattccttggaagtgcaaggagACTGAACTACTCTcattttgtgagaggaaccagtataaatttgCTTGTGTTCGTCTTCTCTTCTCCGATCTCTTTatacttgtgtttgttttgtgttgtCCGCTGTCTTTAAAGCTTAGACTTGAAAAGGTTTTAGTTTGtcttaaaacacaattcaactgcccttcttgtgttttcacaccgtCAATTgatatctagagctctggtctgttactttcacttaataatgagacagtaaagatcttgaaaacacatcatgtatggatCTAGTTCTCCAACACTAACACCAACACCATATGGAGCTCAAACAACTAATACTATCCTCTTCAACTATGACCATATATGAATTCTAACTCACATCATCACTCTGATTACAATGGTAGAAAAGCATCACCATTAAAGACAAGTGCTTTTTCATTATAGTGTTGTGATCCAAATTGAAGAAGACCCGTTGATTTCATAAATGCAGAAGAACATTAGGCCAAAACTGGATGAAGTCTTTGGGGCTCCAAAATAACCTCATTAATGATAACACAAGTCAGTTATTATTCAATGATAAAGATTTTTCATTTCATACTTAGAAGCattaaaagttttaaacttttGAGCAAATTTTCATTGATGGTCaaacaaagttgatgtatttagtccaaatttttaaccaaagttgatgtatctaatcTTGGATACTCTCTTCCTTTATAATTAATTTCTTCGTCTGGGCAAAGGAGGGCTCAAGTTTTCGGCTTGTAGAGAGCTTTAACTTATGCTGTGCTTCCAAGTTTTTTTGGCTCTCTAGCTGTAGTGTTGAATTTTTGTGATGTGCAAAATGATTATAGTATCTATTCCAAACTACTGTAGCtatagattttatttatttttgttcttaaGAAAATAGTTAGACTTTAAGACAATTTTAGGCGTCGAATGACATCTAgatatttctttcaagaaaaaataaataaatatcatttctATTTAACTTATCGTCTTCGTAAATTTGTTTTGATATGGCTCAACTCAACCCACTCCTAAAAATGTGCATTTTACTAAAGCATGCTTATGATAACGCattttgatagatttgattttgatagaacTACGGTTACCTATGGGTCATAACGAGGAAGATGATAGATTGTTTAATGGTGATAAATCGATTTATcaccattaaataaaaaaaaaattacaaatcatAATAGTACATCACTCATActaaatcttcttcttcttcttcttcttcttcttcttcttcttcttcttcttcttcttcttcttcttcttcttcttcttcttcttcttcttcttctttccacCATCTCCCTCAGTTTCTTCCCTATCTAATCTTCTACTGCATTTAGTGTTGATTTTGTCACAGTTCTATAGTTATTTTCGATCTATTGTTATTATAAAAGGTAGgtaaattgtattaaaaaagAGAGTACATTAAtagaggtttttttttcttttcattttttaaattgaaaataaaataaaataataatgataatgcaAAAGATAGAGAATTATTTAATATAGAGAATGTATCATAACATTTGTTAGATCTCTTAAATAATCATTAGCAATGTGCAACCTGTAGCTATATAAAGAATTGAATTATAATGAATTGAATTAaagtaatatataaatatatgcgCTCATCTCATATACTCATAATTTTAAGCTTCAAGGTCAGAACTGAAAGGAATGCCAGTGGCAGGCAACCAAGTGTTAGCTTGGAGCCACGGTTGAGCAGTGAATTTAGTAGCTTCTTCCTTACTAATAAGACCTTTACTCCATTTAACCCTTGCTTGAGAATTGGCACCTGGTCCAGTGCTACCAAATTCTGCAAAGTAGCAGTTTTCAATGTGTGTTTCATTAGGACCCCAAATCGAATATCCATCTGGTTGAATCAAATCACCCATAAAATTGTTGACAAATACTGCCCTTGAGTATGGCCTCCATGGTCTTGCTAAGTAAGTCTTCACTGTCAACCTAGTAGGGTAAAGCTCATTATCTGGCATGATTGAGCAATTTTGAAGGACTATTCCGGTGACCGCATTCATTGTTGCTGTTCCATCTGCCACCACAATGTTGGTGTGGTTTGGACCTGGCTTTCTCACAATGATTTTAGAATTTTGGATCAAGGTAGTTGAATGTCCAAAGATGAAATCAGTGGTTCCAGAGATCTCACAATCGCGGTAGAATTGACGGAGTGTGTGTACATACAATGTGTCTTGGTAACCATGAATTCCACAATCAAAAAATGCCGAACGATCACCTTTCACGTGAAGTGCCGCTGCCGGGCCAGCGTCATGACCAGCCGTGTTCTCAAATGTAATCGACTTAGCCGTAAAATCTTTGGCTAGGGTGGCTGCAAATTTTCATCAAGAtcacaaaatttattatttttgttgacacaatagaacaactattccTATACTATGCAATAAACAaaagttttataaattttatactacattagaaaagcaaaaaaaaaaaaaaaaaagaaaagttatttttagataacataataaaactataggcaaattctaatatggatcacttTTTTGAGTGATCCTTGGTCGTTGGGGTTTCCTTTTCCTCAACCAATTCGGTTGTGTCAACCCTGAGATTGGTTGGTCTAACATTTATGAGTAGGCTGGCTGGACAAAGATGGATGGTAAGATAGATTTGAGTTCACGTGGCACGCACAATAGAATACGAATTTCACAAAActcaccgttgaattgaaagttagTATATcatccatgattttttttagagaaattgaaaatcattcgacattattgagacacatcaagattaacggtttatggatttttattaaataccgttaatcttgatacgtctcaataacatatcaaatgattttcaatttttttaaacttttttatagatgatctatatgatataaactttcaatccaacaatgaattttgtaaaattcgtattcgttataatgataTTGATCATTTGTCCACGGTGGACGAGTGGACCACCTTTATGGTCGTCCACCGTAGAATTAACCTAAGATTATAATGCAATAtatttgtgaaaaaaatttatactcatatcatata
This portion of the Trifolium pratense cultivar HEN17-A07 linkage group LG3, ARS_RC_1.1, whole genome shotgun sequence genome encodes:
- the LOC123914557 gene encoding pectinesterase 4-like gives rise to the protein MIRNLLVLLSTIFAVVNAFNNHNENHGGYPTWFSKSNRMLLSNFNDVVQPNVTVAKDGSGQFKTITEAINSYPVKNRRDRFVIYVKAGIYNEYITIAKNKNNILLYGDGPTKTIITGSKALNKEGTDKTMDTATFSTLAKDFTAKSITFENTAGHDAGPAAALHVKGDRSAFFDCGIHGYQDTLYVHTLRQFYRDCEISGTTDFIFGHSTTLIQNSKIIVRKPGPNHTNIVVADGTATMNAVTGIVLQNCSIMPDNELYPTRLTVKTYLARPWRPYSRAVFVNNFMGDLIQPDGYSIWGPNETHIENCYFAEFGSTGPGANSQARVKWSKGLISKEEATKFTAQPWLQANTWLPATGIPFSSDLEA
- the LOC123917807 gene encoding protein SEEDLING PLASTID DEVELOPMENT 1, encoding MQKQNTQPTNHFLPSLSTVKFPPKIMLLRFPVPLHLLLLRRHQHLLPNSVPSKRFNFSHPPQSPFQTVPVLRVGYPTSTFSEDESDVELGRLLSLLPEEMRRRVSEHPELHMLIEVVMDLGRKPLARFPSGDFVISEYPITVQDIQHATAQVGDFAVDNRAGISRTLHRISAIRNRKGTIIGLTCRVGRAISGTANLLQDLVQDGSSLLLIGPPGVGKTTIIREIARMLANDYKKRVMIVDTSNEIGGDGDIPHAGIGSARRMQVPNSDMQHKVLIEAVENHMPQVIVIDEIGTKLEAMAASTIAQRGIQLVATAHGITIENLIMNPSLEMLVGGIQSVTLGDEEASRRGVQKTVLERKGPSTFSCAVEIISKTQLQIHRSLEATVDAILSGRFPNVEVRRMKSQEQEESVQTRQDAPEIGGEIMLEDAPERADLKTRQDESPLMLPNDMLENSWEHKLPLRLFCYGILEATVTQAIKQLKMNDADLQLTDNISEANALLALQSKLKKNSRIQAAFKSHDIPVYVTKTSSLEHVTKAIRALLSDYEDGLIVFGSIDKIKDSEKADALEEARMAIEHIVIPKGETVDLLPRSYQVVSLQLDLVRSYQLEARRISGESNVHHLRIFPSHYVMDDVITSDTSESDDFSSSNGSANGSLNNLNRLPLLPE